The genomic region ACATCAACCCATGATGCAGGGCCAGGCCGTACAACGCGACGAGCTACAACGCTTATGTGTTGGAGGGGAGCGCGCCTGCGCTACCGGAGACAAAACGGCTGTACTACAAGCTGCTCGCGGTGGGCATCAAGCCAGTGTTCCTAACAGGACGGACCGAGCACCGGAGGGCCATCACAGTTGCCAACCTCTGCCGCCAGGGCATCTCCGGATGGATGAACCTGCTCCTCAAGCAACCATGGTTCAAGGGTTCCACGGTGACCTACAAGTCTGGCGAGAGGCAGAAGCTGCAGGACGCTGGGTACGTCGTCGTGGGAAACATCGGCGACCAGTGGAGCGACATCCTCGGCGCTCCCGAGGGCGCTCGCACCTTCAAGTTGCCCGACCCCATGTACTACATCGGCTAGGCCCGCAGCCATCCATTGCTTGTGGTCGATGAATAAGCTCCATCTTCTGAATAATTAGATGCATGATCCCGTCTGTTGTTGTTGCTTGGTTAGTTTCCTCAGTTGGGATCAATTGCTACTATCAATAAGACGTATGGGAGTCAAATGGATCTTGCTCAATCAATGGATCCATGggctgctgctttttcttcttcttttttttcatgaaattcaTGGGGTATTGTTGTTTGATGTGTGGTTCGTCTGTCATAATTTGGATCATGTTCAATTGCGTGACATAGCGATCTTTTGATGGTTCATGCTTGAGGTACTAGCACTATGTAATAGTTGCACAATATTGCAAGTGTTTAGCTGCCTGCATATAACTCCAACCTACATCTCTTATCCTAACTCCCTTATTGGGTGTTGTAAGAATTCGAGAGAGTTACAGTAAAGTCTTGATGTTGTTCACTTAGAAACTGAAGAGCCTTCAGGGAAGAATCAAAGTTTCAAAGGGGAAGTGTCAGGTTTGAATAGGAACTCCAATTTTCAAGTTAAAAATACTCCACTTACAAGTTTCATGTAAAATTTTGGCTTATTTGTTGGCTAATTTCATATTTTTAAGGCAGTTCGTGCGTTTCTTGTTATTTCATTTTTTTTCCTAAGCAACATGCTTCCTTTGTTCCAAAATAATCGAAGTTCTGGGAGGTCtagaaaaactaaaagaaaagcACTAGAGGATATTTAGCTCAATGGCATCCATTAATGGTCCTAGAAAAGGCAGTCGTTCATGGAAAAAAAGGGAATATCATGGCCTTTAAAAGGAGATAGCAATGACCGGGGTTATGGCGATATTGTCATAAGCTCACTAAAGTTGCATGATACCTTTGATTATGGAGATGTTGTCTTTGTCTCAACCATAAACGATGACGACCAGGGATCAACGGATGTTGCTTATAAGACGCCACCAACACCTTATGAGAAATCAAAGTCTTTGGTTTCTAGGGGGTATGGTCGCAAGGCTGAAACTTAAAGGAATCGACGGAATGGCACCACTTGGCATGGAGCCTGCGGCTTAATTTGACTCAACTGGGGGAAACTTATCAGATACAGACATAGCTTATTGTAGGGCCCAAATGATTACAGACTATCAAGATATTGAATACGCCATGGGTACCAAGTATGAGGTCTCAGGTTCTGGGAGGACTTTCGACAAGAACATCATAAGTCATACAATGAGCGGCAATCCACAAAAAAAAACAAGATGCAGAAACGTCCAACAAAGGAGGAGCAATACGTCACCTCGTTCCTCCGCCGCCGGATACAACCGCGTGGCTTAGTATATATAGTGCGTTTGTGATAACGAGAAGGAATAATGGTCTCATGCGGGAGCCCGTCATCGAGAAATAAGGGATCGAGTCGTTCCCGAGCGCTCTCAGCGATCAGGCGATTCTGGCCGTCCGATGCGTTTGCTTGATGGGTTTCCGGCCGTTGGATTGAGCGGTGGGAGGATCTGGACCGTCGGATCGAGGCCGCGCTCCTGTAGCAATGAATAGTTATTCCCGTTTCGTGCCACCGCGTGTTAATTTAGTACCCCGCCAAGGGCATTTTGGTCATTTTGCATACGTGTATAAATCAACAATGCTAAATCCCGTGGTAAAACctagcggcctcctcctcctcctcccgcactcACGCGCCGCCTCTGCTCGCCAGCCCTCTCCCACCCACATCGCCGCCCCACccacatcgccgccgacgccgctcgTCAGACCTCGCCGCCACTGACTTCTCTCCTCATCTCCCTCGCACCACGCCGCCCGCAACCTCCCTTCTCTCGTCATGAGAAGGGACGGGAAGAGAAGAGGGAGAGCGAGCAGgtcaggcggcggccatggcgctcGCAGATCCGCCAGAGCTGTTGTTCGACCCTGGCCTCCGAGTGCTTCTGCTCAGTGGCGTGACGTACGGGCTGCCTGCTTCGCGCTCATGCCATGGCCTGCTTGGGACGCCGCCTCCTGCTgctccaaccctaaccctagcattgctgctgctgctccaggtgCGCCTCCTTCCTTTGTCTCCTCTTGTTCATACGCCAACATGTGAGAGCTGGGAGGAAGGGCTGGAGGCCATGGAGGTcatgggggaaggaagaagaggaggacatGGTCATATGGAGGTTGTGGGGGAGAGCCGGATAGGAATAGGAGGCAACTGGGGAGGAAGAAGATGTCCCCCTCGTTCCTAATTTTGTCTTCGCGTAATTTCATTGCATGCCACTTGTTCTTCTGGTCACTTCGCCTTATCAGCTGCTTCACAAGTCTATTTTTTTCCATTCTCGCTCGTTGGCTGCTGCTCATCAGTGATATTTCTTTGTCTTTCCTGATTGGTCCGTTGTTACTGGATTCTTGTGCTTTTAGTCTATCCCCCTTTCCACTCCTCTCCGTTTCCACTCCTGGTAGCAGCCTCATGCATCTCCCTTCATGGATATGCAGGTCAacacctcttctcctcctcctttccactccTCTTCGTTTCCAAGGCTTGTTGCATGGTTGTATGGCCATATGATTGGTGTGCAGGCTGGCCAATGAGGGCTTTTTGTTTCTTGTCTTGTTTGTGGAAAAGTCAAGTGTATTATTCTCTTTGCTTGTTTTTTTGTATGTACCTATATGCCTTTTGTTCCTTGTCCGAATCCTGGTAGGACCTGCATTTGTTGTTTCTTTGTGCATGGAGCAGGATTAGTTATTGCACCGGACCTCGGATGTGTAGCAATCAGTAAGATTTGTGCAGATTGGTTGGTGATGAGAAACCCTGTGATAACTGTAAGAGGGTCAAATACTAAACATGGTGATTTGTCCCCTTCAATTCGACCATTATAATTAAGGTTTTATAATTCGACCATTAGTCAGGCAGTTTCATGTCCCAAATAAAGGATTGTCATGTAGTTTGGTACAATGGGGTTTGCATTAGTGCAGTGCGAGAGCAAGTATTCTTGGATTCTCATGCTAACAGTAATATATTTTGACCCTTATCTCTGGTTCAAAAGATATATGATCAGTGCAAGGTTGAAGTTAATTATTTACTTGTATTAGAAAACTTTCCAGTTATCATAATTTAATTATATGATTGCCTCTCAGTGCTTTCTTTCAGATGTTGATTCTATGAAATTTAACTTCTATCTAATAGCCCAATTGTTTCTTTTTCGACATTCTGTAGGGATGGGAGGGTTTTATAATTCTAATGATGTTCCAGCTAGGAGAAGGCAAACTCACAAACATAAGCCAGGTGACAACTATTCTTTTGAGCATTTTCGACTTACTTTGAAACAGTGATTCTAACGATGTTCCAGCTAGGAAAAGACAAACTCGCAAACACATAGTAAATATTTCTGCTATATTTTTTCTTTTCCCTgttattctttttttttgttgaTGTTCACTATTTCTACTACATTCTAACAATGGGATGTGTCAGTTATTTGTTGATAAACTGTTGGATGCTTGCTTTAGTTTAAATGTTTACTATTTTCTGTCTGCTGAGACAATTTTTTTGGCTTCTTGTGCATTAAAAATAGTTTTTCCGTGGGCGCTGGCCTTGGATACATGATTTCTTGACCTAACGTGACACACCATCCTCCTCTGCCAGCCGCGTACAGGCCCGCCCTTCTTACTCTAGCAGCAGAAGGTGGAAAAGCTATGGTTCACGACTATATTGCTCACCATCTTATTTTTTCTGCCCCTCTTCCACCAACAATTCCCTATGATAATGTATTTCCAATCTCATTTTTGTACGGGGTTTCTTAATCCTGTTTTGGGTCAATTGCTTGATTCAGGCAGATCATGGAGGAGGCCGCGTCGGGCTCGCTGTGTTGCCATCATCGGGACGAGTGGAGGCTGCCGCTTGCGCAGATGCTTCCAGGAGGAGCGCCAGAGCGCATTGTCGCCATCGATAGGAGGAACACCAGACGGGAATCAAGCCAAGGTGAGCCCCCTCGTCCTTTCCTTGCATTTTCATGGCGCTATGCGGTGCTGACTGGATGAAGAGGAGGTCCTGGAGTTTGTTTCAGTTACGAAGGTTTAGAGGGATACATGAATGATCTGGAGTTTCAGTTATCATTTGAGCTACTTCCCCATTCGTATTCTTAACACTAATCCATCctattaatattaattaattaagatgcTGCCATGTTCATTTCTGCCCTTGGAGGGAGCTGGACCTATGGTGCTGCCAGCGCAGCACTTAAGGGCTTGGAGGTTGACAAGGCGAAAGAGGCCTGTTGTCAGCCACCAAATTATGATGTTGAGTACTGCCCGAGCGGAAGATAGCAAGGCGGTTGATGTAGGATATGGAGTAAGCAGAGATAGCGGCAGTGGACGCAACTACCACGTCGGTGGGCGCACCAGAGGCACAACACAAGGTGGGTCATCGAGGATGTAGTGCACATCAAAGCAGTCGCCGTCCCGCCGTAAATTAGATAGAGAAAATACATGACATGTTAGGCTGTTACTCGCTAGCAGCAGAAATATTCAGCTTATTCATGCAGTAACAGCAGGGTCTGTTGCGCTGAATCTTTGAGATGAAACCAAACCAAACTAATACATACCTAGCATCCGTCCAGAAGTCTTGATTACGGAATATATATGGCCCCATTTTAAGTTTCAGAGGATATACTCGAATATCTATTGTTTTGTAGGGatttgaaaaagaaaagaaaagaaaaagcacTTATAATAAGGCAATGGCTTCGTGAGAAAGCACAAGAAATATCGTTGCGCGGCAGCAAGGCATACCTTAATTTGCTTCATGGTGAACTGGAAATGTGCTTCTATGTCAAACTGAAAAAATATATATGTTGTCAGGCTCGCAATTAATAAAGATATACTTTCAGCAGGTCAGGCTAGGAATTAATAAAGTTATACTTGTTGAAAGTGACGctagaaacaacaaaaggctatttgGGTTAGATAAATGTCATTGGAGTCCGAGAAGGTTGCACAAACACGAACCAGATTAGAAGTAGGTCGGCGTAAAATTTGTGTTTTTGTGAAGTTAAATAAAATTGACATCATATATATACTAACGCGTAGTTCTTCTACTGTATGCAGGACATTCAAAAGGCAGTGACTGTTTGCCTCTGCTGTATCGACGACCCTGATCATGTTGGACAGATAAATAAGATATTACTAGATGTGAAGGTTCGCCATAACTTCTTATTTTATACCAAAATCTAACAAGCTAATTATTATTTTGTTGCTTTATTTCGCTGCATACTCGTATAAATCTTGCTCTTTCTAAAGAAGTGCAGAAGTTTATATGTGCATGCTTGACTAAATAGATATTAGCCAAATACAGGTTGGACATGCTTCACTATGATAAGCGGTACCCAACTGATTGTCGCCTCCATAGCTTCCATCATGGACAGACTGGGGTGGCGAACCATGCCACTCAAGGCATCACTTTTCAGTTGATTGCCTTAGTCATGTTTGAAGATAGTGGCAATTAGGTCTTTATATAATGTTGTGAAACTAGCACAGATGATGAAACACTGTAGGGTGATATACTTAATTTACCTGTAATCTACTAATTTTTATTAGTTGTGATACCAGTTATATAAATCACAACTAAATAATTTTCTTAGTATTTACTACCATGTGCAATCATGAATGCTAATGATAGTTTTTAATTTGCGTGTATATTCTTTATATGAATAAACCATTTAGTCTCACCAAAAAAAATTGTATGCTATTGAATTACTGGCTTGATGGATGTTACCCCCAAACATACCCTTTGACTTTTATTTACTGTTGAAACAATTTGTATATTTCTATTGTTTCATGCATTTTTTCTATATCTATGTAGTTCTTTCCTCTACATGGACGGGTGCGGCAATCGCACGCATTTGTGATCTAGGATAAATGCTTTTGCTTTATCATAGGCCACTAAACATGCTAAGCTTGCGTGGCTGGAACACACGCTTTGGTACAACAATCGGACCCAGCACCACGCGCCAATGCGCGCTGCTGGTCACTTATATAG from Triticum aestivum cultivar Chinese Spring chromosome 4A, IWGSC CS RefSeq v2.1, whole genome shotgun sequence harbors:
- the LOC123088252 gene encoding uncharacterized protein, whose amino-acid sequence is MALADPPELLFDPGLRVLLLSGVTYGLPASRSCHGLLGTPPPAAPTLTLALLLLLQGWEGFIILMMFQLGEGKLTNISQIMEEAASGSLCCHHRDEWRLPLAQMLPGGAPERIVAIDRRNTRRESSQGHSKGSDCLPLLYRRP